A single region of the Garra rufa chromosome 6, GarRuf1.0, whole genome shotgun sequence genome encodes:
- the cryaa gene encoding alpha-crystallin A chain, whose amino-acid sequence MDIAIQHPWFRRTLGYPTRLFDQLFGEGLFDYDLFPLAASTISPYYRHSLIRNFLDSSNSGISEVRSDRDKFTVYLDVKHFSPEELSVKVTDDYVEIQGKHGERQDDHGYIAREFRRRYRLPSNVDQSAITCTLSADGLLTLCGPKTGGIEAGRGDRTIPVTREDKTNLGSSS is encoded by the exons ATGGATATTGCCATCCAACATCCCTGGTTTAGACGCACCCTGGGCTACCCCACCCGCCTCTTCGACCAGCTCTTTGGAGAAGGCCTGTTCGACTATGACCTCTTCCCCTTGGCTGCCTCAACTATCAGCCCTTACTATCGACACTCACTTATCCGCAACTTCCTGGACTCCTCCAACTCAGGCATCTCTGAG GTGAGGTCTGACAGAGACAAATTCACAGTGTACCTGGATGTGAAACACTTCTCTCCTGAGGAGCTAAGTGTCAAGGTGACAGACGACTATGTGGAGATCCAGGGCAAGCATGGAGAAAGACAG GATGATCACGGCTACATCGCCCGTGAGTTCCGCCGCCGCTACCGTCTGCCTTCTAACGTGGACCAGTCTGCTATCACCTGCACACTGTCTGCTGATGGCCTGCTTACTCTTTGTGGACCCAAGACTGGTGGCATAGAGGCTGGCCGTGGAGATCGCACCATCCCTGTTACCCGGGAGGACAAGACCAACTTAGGCTCCTCCTCCTAG